A single region of the Paraburkholderia sprentiae WSM5005 genome encodes:
- a CDS encoding shikimate kinase — MQARDAHANVFFVGLMGAGKTTVGRAVARRLERPFFDSDHEIEARTGARIPVIFELEGEAGFRDREANVISELTGRDKIVLATGGGAVLRPENREALKSRGLVIYLRANPHDLWLRTRRDKNRPLLQTEDPKARLEALYEVRDPLYRECAHFVIETGRPSVNGLVNMVLMQLEMAGVAKHPAS; from the coding sequence TTGCAAGCGCGGGACGCACACGCCAATGTTTTTTTCGTAGGGCTCATGGGGGCAGGAAAAACCACTGTGGGTCGGGCGGTTGCGCGCCGTCTCGAGCGCCCGTTCTTCGATTCCGACCATGAAATCGAGGCGCGCACGGGCGCGCGCATTCCCGTGATCTTCGAACTGGAGGGCGAAGCGGGCTTTCGCGATCGGGAAGCGAACGTGATCTCCGAGCTGACCGGGCGCGACAAGATCGTGCTCGCGACTGGCGGCGGTGCGGTGCTGCGGCCGGAAAACCGCGAAGCGTTGAAAAGCCGCGGCCTGGTGATCTATCTGCGCGCCAATCCGCATGACCTGTGGCTTCGCACGCGGCGGGACAAGAATCGCCCGCTGCTGCAAACGGAAGACCCCAAGGCGCGTCTCGAAGCGCTCTATGAAGTACGCGACCCGCTGTACCGCGAATGCGCGCACTTCGTGATCGAAACCGGTCGGCCCTCGGTCAATGGGCTCGTCAACATGGTTCTGATGCAGCTCGAGATGGCCGGCGTCGCCAAACATCCTGCGTCATAA